One Streptomyces drozdowiczii DNA segment encodes these proteins:
- a CDS encoding YihY/virulence factor BrkB family protein, which translates to MDWLKKLPVIGPLVSRLMETHAWRSYETLVRVHWTRLAAAITFISFLALFPLIAVGAAIGAALLSDKQLDKIEDKIAEQVPGISDQLGIDSLVAHAGTVGLVAGALLLFTGVGWIGSMRDCLRAVWEMDDLDEGNPVLRKLKDAGVLFGLGGAALVTLAISSVGSVAVGWIADLLNIPENGAGGVLLRIAALLVAVVADFLLLLYLLTLLPGVEPPRRRLMVAALLGAVGFELLKLLLGSYMRGVASKSMYGAFGVPIALLLWINFTAKLLLFCAAWTATPSKEDEPAADAEEDSTPAARRVTGEDGDASGPAAASAG; encoded by the coding sequence ATGGACTGGCTGAAAAAACTCCCCGTCATCGGGCCACTCGTCTCCCGGCTGATGGAGACGCACGCGTGGCGCAGTTACGAGACGCTGGTGCGGGTCCACTGGACCCGGCTGGCCGCGGCCATCACGTTCATCAGCTTCCTCGCGCTCTTCCCGCTGATCGCGGTCGGCGCGGCGATCGGCGCCGCGCTGCTCAGCGACAAGCAGCTGGACAAGATCGAGGACAAGATCGCCGAGCAGGTGCCCGGCATCTCCGACCAGCTCGGCATCGACAGCCTGGTCGCCCACGCGGGGACGGTCGGTCTGGTGGCCGGTGCGCTGCTGCTCTTCACCGGCGTCGGCTGGATCGGCTCGATGCGGGACTGCCTGCGCGCGGTCTGGGAGATGGACGACCTGGACGAGGGCAATCCGGTCCTGCGCAAGCTCAAGGACGCCGGGGTGCTGTTCGGCCTGGGCGGCGCGGCGCTGGTGACGCTCGCGATCTCCTCGGTCGGCTCGGTGGCCGTCGGCTGGATCGCCGACCTGCTCAACATCCCGGAGAACGGGGCGGGCGGGGTGCTGCTGCGGATCGCCGCGCTGCTGGTGGCCGTCGTCGCCGACTTCCTGCTGCTGCTCTATCTGCTGACGCTGCTGCCCGGGGTCGAACCGCCGCGCCGCCGGCTGATGGTGGCCGCGCTGCTCGGCGCGGTCGGGTTCGAACTGCTCAAGCTGCTGCTCGGGAGCTATATGCGGGGCGTCGCGTCCAAGAGCATGTACGGCGCCTTCGGGGTGCCGATCGCCCTGCTGCTGTGGATCAACTTCACGGCGAAGCTGCTGCTGTTCTGCGCCGCCTGGACGGCGACGCCGAGCAAGGAGGACGAGCCGGCGGCGGACGCGGAGGAGGACTCCACGCCCGCCGCCCGGCGCGTCACGGGCGAGGACGGCGACGCATCAGGTCCGGCAGCGGCCAGCGCCGGTTGA
- a CDS encoding FAD-binding oxidoreductase: protein MSVDTVSLTGWGRTAPTTALRFRPRSYEEAAATVLGCGPRGSIARGLGRTHGDAAQNAGGSVLDMTALDRVRTIDAAAGLVVCDAGTTLHRLREVMLPLGWFPPVVPGGRYVTVGGAIGSDGHGDNHRAAGSFSRHVTEFTLLTADGEARTVRPGTPLFDATAGGLGLTGVILSATLRFRPVTTALMSVDTERAAGLDDLLSRMARGHRPYEYARIDLTARGRATGRGVLVRADHVPVRALPAHARRTALALGPARRPAAPPLLPRLFGRLSATALNELGYRTAPRSRTGELQPVGAFFRALDARPHSNRVSPTGGRIHYAFLVGHGQEETLRRIVGRIARSRCPSFRAVLRRCGEGGPGWLSFPAPGWHLSLDLPAGLPGLARFLDSLDEEVAAAGGRVSLTEDARLRPGALAAMYPRLPEFRALRAELDPTGAFRSDLSRRLSL from the coding sequence ATGTCTGTCGACACCGTGTCCCTGACCGGCTGGGGCCGCACCGCCCCGACGACCGCGCTGCGTTTCCGCCCCCGTAGTTACGAGGAGGCCGCGGCGACCGTGCTCGGCTGCGGGCCGCGCGGCTCGATCGCCCGGGGCCTGGGCCGGACGCACGGCGACGCGGCGCAGAACGCCGGGGGTTCGGTGCTCGACATGACCGCCCTGGACCGCGTCCGCACCATCGACGCGGCGGCCGGGCTGGTGGTCTGCGACGCGGGCACCACGCTGCACCGGCTGCGCGAGGTGATGCTCCCGCTCGGTTGGTTCCCGCCGGTGGTGCCCGGCGGGCGTTACGTCACGGTGGGCGGCGCGATCGGCTCGGACGGGCACGGCGACAACCACCGCGCGGCCGGCTCCTTCTCCCGCCACGTCACGGAGTTCACGCTGCTCACGGCGGACGGCGAGGCGCGTACGGTGCGCCCGGGCACCCCGCTCTTCGACGCGACCGCCGGCGGCCTCGGCCTGACCGGGGTGATCCTCTCGGCCACGCTCCGGTTCCGGCCCGTGACCACGGCCCTGATGTCCGTCGACACCGAGCGGGCGGCCGGTCTGGACGACCTGCTGAGCCGAATGGCGCGCGGCCACCGCCCCTACGAGTACGCCCGGATCGACCTGACCGCCCGGGGCCGGGCCACCGGGCGCGGCGTCCTGGTCCGCGCGGACCACGTCCCGGTCCGGGCGCTCCCGGCGCACGCCCGGCGCACCGCGCTCGCCCTCGGCCCGGCGCGCCGCCCCGCCGCGCCGCCGCTGCTGCCCCGCCTCTTCGGCCGGCTCTCCGCCACCGCGCTCAACGAACTCGGCTACCGCACCGCGCCCCGGTCCCGCACCGGCGAACTCCAGCCGGTCGGCGCCTTCTTCCGCGCCCTGGACGCGCGGCCGCACAGCAACCGGGTCTCCCCCACCGGCGGCCGCATCCACTACGCGTTCCTGGTCGGGCACGGGCAGGAGGAGACGCTGCGCCGGATCGTCGGGCGCATCGCCCGCAGCCGCTGTCCGTCCTTCCGGGCGGTGCTCAGGCGGTGCGGCGAGGGCGGCCCGGGCTGGCTGTCCTTCCCGGCGCCCGGCTGGCACCTCTCCCTCGATCTACCGGCCGGCCTGCCGGGGCTCGCCCGCTTCCTCGACTCGCTGGACGAGGAGGTGGCGGCGGCGGGCGGCCGGGTCTCCCTGACCGAGGACGCCCGGCTGCGCCCCGGCGCGCTCGCCGCGATGTACCCGCGGCTGCCCGAGTTCCGGGCGCTGCGGGCCGAACTGGACCCGACCGGGGCGTTCCGCTCGGACCTGTCCCGCCGGCTGTCGCTGTAG
- a CDS encoding MFS transporter, with the protein MVTPAPPTAHPLRTRSFRLLFIGRSLSMLGDSAIPAALTLAVYLATGSTGALALVLGCAMVPKLLLLPLGGVVGDRFNARTVALTTDLVRCATQLFVGAELLSGTPALWQIALAEAVGGAAGAFAMPTSAPLVRGTVDESGLLRANALMAVASGTARIGGPALAGALILTAGPGWAFVLDGASFAVSAALLYVIRVRHVPIPRRSLLGDLKGGWTEVRSRDWYWTSLIAHAVWNGAAAVLTTLGPALFLHGPGGKGSWVVLLQTGAVGLLVGSLVAGRVRPRRAVLAANLAGALYVLPLCLLAAHAPVAVSLTAYGIAMAGLGFLNPVWETAVQSAVPPQALARVTSYDWLLSLAAMPLGYTLAPLAASAWNTEAPLAAAGLLAGAACAGTALVPGVRRFGVPAAGGGAVRETGAPAGTTPAAG; encoded by the coding sequence ATGGTCACCCCCGCGCCGCCCACGGCGCACCCTTTAAGGACCCGCTCGTTCCGGCTGCTCTTCATCGGCCGCTCGCTGTCGATGCTGGGCGACTCCGCGATCCCCGCCGCGCTCACCCTCGCCGTCTATCTGGCCACCGGATCGACCGGCGCCCTCGCCCTGGTGCTGGGGTGCGCGATGGTGCCCAAGCTGCTGCTGCTCCCGCTGGGCGGGGTCGTCGGCGACCGCTTCAACGCCCGCACCGTGGCCCTGACCACCGACCTCGTGCGGTGCGCGACCCAGCTCTTCGTCGGCGCCGAACTGCTCTCCGGCACCCCGGCCCTCTGGCAGATCGCGCTCGCCGAGGCGGTCGGCGGCGCCGCAGGCGCCTTCGCGATGCCGACCTCCGCCCCGCTGGTCCGGGGCACCGTGGACGAGTCGGGGCTGCTGCGCGCCAACGCGCTGATGGCGGTGGCCTCCGGGACCGCGCGGATCGGCGGGCCCGCCCTCGCCGGGGCCCTGATCCTCACCGCCGGACCGGGCTGGGCCTTCGTGCTGGACGGTGCCAGCTTCGCGGTGAGCGCCGCCCTGCTGTACGTGATCCGGGTCCGCCATGTGCCCATCCCCCGGCGCTCCCTGCTCGGCGACCTCAAGGGCGGCTGGACCGAGGTCCGCAGTCGTGACTGGTACTGGACGAGCCTGATCGCGCACGCCGTCTGGAACGGGGCGGCGGCCGTGCTGACCACGCTCGGCCCGGCCCTCTTCCTGCACGGCCCCGGCGGCAAGGGGAGCTGGGTCGTGCTCCTCCAGACCGGCGCGGTGGGCCTGCTGGTCGGCTCGCTGGTGGCCGGCCGCGTCCGGCCACGCCGGGCGGTCCTGGCCGCCAATCTCGCCGGCGCGCTGTACGTGCTGCCGCTCTGCCTGCTGGCCGCGCACGCCCCGGTGGCCGTCTCGCTCACCGCGTACGGGATCGCCATGGCCGGTCTCGGCTTCCTCAACCCGGTCTGGGAGACCGCCGTCCAGTCGGCGGTGCCGCCGCAGGCGCTGGCCCGGGTGACCTCGTACGACTGGCTGCTCTCGCTGGCCGCGATGCCGCTGGGCTACACCCTCGCCCCGCTCGCCGCCTCCGCCTGGAACACGGAGGCCCCGCTCGCCGCGGCCGGGCTGCTGGCCGGTGCGGCCTGCGCGGGCACCGCCCTGGTGCCGGGCGTACGGCGCTTCGGGGTGCCGGCCGCCGGTGGTGGCGCGGTGCGGGAGACCGGGGCGCCGGCCGGGACGACGCCCGCGGCGGGGTAG
- a CDS encoding TetR/AcrR family transcriptional regulator: MRSGRGEGREEGPRSEQTRALILETALRLFQERGYDRTTMRAIAQEAGVSVGNAYYYFSSKEHLVQGFYDRLAAEHAEAVRPVLDGEKELAARLRGVLLTWLDVAEPYRPFATQFFKNAADPESPLSPFSPESVSAREAVIAIHERCLTGSSTRTDPELAPLLPRLMWLAHMGLVLFWVYDRTDGAARSRRLVTRTVPIAARALSLSRFRVVRPLVRQVAEVLEEFLPETTARAAGPVKSAPPASI, translated from the coding sequence ATACGCTCGGGCCGTGGTGAAGGTAGAGAAGAAGGCCCCCGGAGCGAGCAGACGCGTGCGCTGATCCTCGAAACCGCGCTCCGGCTCTTCCAGGAACGCGGCTACGACCGGACGACCATGCGGGCCATCGCCCAGGAGGCGGGCGTCTCCGTAGGGAACGCCTACTACTACTTCTCGTCCAAGGAGCACCTGGTCCAGGGCTTCTACGACCGGCTCGCGGCCGAGCACGCGGAGGCGGTGCGCCCGGTCCTGGACGGCGAGAAGGAGCTCGCGGCACGGCTGCGCGGGGTGCTGCTGACCTGGCTGGACGTGGCGGAGCCGTACCGCCCCTTCGCCACGCAGTTCTTCAAGAACGCGGCCGATCCGGAGAGCCCGCTCAGTCCGTTCTCGCCGGAGTCGGTCTCCGCGCGCGAGGCGGTCATCGCCATCCACGAGCGCTGCCTGACCGGCTCCAGCACCCGGACGGACCCCGAACTGGCCCCGTTGCTGCCGCGGTTGATGTGGCTGGCGCACATGGGCCTGGTGCTGTTCTGGGTGTACGACCGGACGGACGGCGCCGCCCGCAGCCGCCGCCTGGTCACGCGTACGGTCCCGATCGCGGCCCGGGCACTGAGCCTGTCCCGGTTCCGGGTGGTGCGGCCGCTGGTGCGCCAAGTGGCCGAAGTGCTGGAGGAGTTCCTGCCGGAGACGACAGCGCGGGCGGCCGGACCGGTGAAGTCCGCGCCGCCCGCGTCGATCTGA
- a CDS encoding MarR family winged helix-turn-helix transcriptional regulator produces MERRDWTDGHVERWRPVLPELDADVEGAVTRMKKLSVHLRRVREQSLVDFDLDRQEFDTLHKLAGRGGTAAPSELAADLDLAPASVTGRLDAVERRGFVRRTPSTTDRRRVDVVLTDEGRSTWRGAMAFLGHEEERLLGVLDADERALLNDMLRRIMVVAEDRGGAAWD; encoded by the coding sequence ATGGAGCGACGCGACTGGACCGACGGGCACGTCGAGCGGTGGAGACCCGTGCTTCCCGAGCTGGACGCCGACGTCGAGGGCGCGGTGACCCGGATGAAGAAGCTCTCCGTCCATCTGCGCCGGGTGCGCGAGCAGTCCCTCGTCGACTTCGACCTGGACCGGCAGGAGTTCGACACCCTGCACAAGCTGGCCGGGCGCGGCGGCACGGCGGCCCCGTCCGAACTGGCCGCCGATCTCGACCTCGCCCCCGCGTCCGTCACCGGCCGGCTGGACGCGGTCGAGCGCCGCGGCTTCGTCCGCCGCACCCCGTCCACCACGGACCGGCGCCGCGTCGACGTGGTGCTGACGGACGAGGGCCGGTCGACCTGGCGCGGCGCGATGGCCTTCCTCGGCCACGAGGAGGAACGGCTCCTCGGCGTCCTGGACGCGGACGAGCGGGCGCTGCTCAACGACATGCTGCGGCGCATCATGGTGGTCGCGGAGGACCGGGGCGGGGCGGCCTGGGACTGA
- a CDS encoding metallophosphoesterase, with protein sequence MRIVDAGLAVLAVTAVLALLVAVHRYVWCRLVGDTTRQGSPWRRAGTIAAYALPLLSLGALVAGPAGAPFPVQRVLAWPGYLWLAALLYLTLALLVGEAVRPLLRRWLARRAAAGAAPVRAPEPEPVPVPASAPEVAPAPESGAPALPAPSRRLFVARAVGGAAAVAGLGTVGYGTYGVLRGPRVKRVTVPLARLPRSAHGFRIAVVSDIHLGPILGRSHTQRVVDAVNRTQPDLIAVVGDLVDGSVADLGPAAEPLAGLRARHGAFFVTGNHEYYSGAAQWVDHVRELGLHPLENARVETGGFDLAGVNDIAGESEGQGPDFARALCDRDPARAVVLMAHQPVVIDEAVEHGVDLQLSGHTHGGQLWPGNYVAELSNPTVAGLERYGDTQLYVTRGAGAWGPPVRVGAPSDITVVELASRQA encoded by the coding sequence ATGCGGATCGTGGACGCCGGGCTGGCGGTACTCGCCGTGACAGCTGTGCTCGCCCTGCTCGTGGCCGTGCACCGCTATGTGTGGTGCCGGCTCGTCGGTGACACGACGCGCCAGGGCAGCCCGTGGCGCAGGGCCGGCACGATCGCCGCGTACGCGCTGCCGCTGCTCAGCCTCGGCGCCCTGGTCGCCGGGCCGGCGGGCGCGCCCTTCCCGGTCCAGCGGGTGCTGGCCTGGCCCGGCTACCTCTGGCTCGCCGCGCTCCTCTATCTGACCCTCGCCCTGCTCGTCGGCGAGGCCGTACGGCCCCTGCTGCGCCGGTGGCTCGCGCGCCGGGCGGCGGCCGGGGCGGCACCCGTGCGGGCACCCGAACCCGAGCCCGTCCCCGTACCGGCGTCGGCGCCGGAGGTCGCGCCCGCGCCGGAGTCCGGGGCGCCCGCCCTCCCCGCCCCGTCGCGGCGGCTGTTCGTGGCGCGCGCGGTCGGGGGCGCCGCCGCCGTCGCCGGGCTCGGGACCGTGGGCTACGGGACGTACGGCGTGCTGCGCGGGCCCCGGGTGAAGCGGGTCACCGTACCGCTCGCCCGGCTGCCCCGCTCCGCGCACGGTTTCCGCATCGCCGTCGTCAGCGATATCCACCTGGGCCCGATCCTGGGCCGCTCCCATACCCAACGGGTGGTGGACGCGGTCAACCGGACCCAGCCCGATCTCATCGCGGTCGTCGGTGATCTGGTGGACGGATCGGTCGCGGATCTCGGCCCGGCCGCCGAACCGCTCGCCGGTCTCCGCGCCCGGCACGGGGCGTTCTTTGTCACCGGCAATCACGAGTACTACTCCGGTGCGGCCCAATGGGTGGATCATGTAAGGGAATTGGGGCTGCATCCACTGGAGAACGCACGGGTGGAGACCGGCGGTTTCGATCTGGCCGGGGTCAATGACATCGCCGGCGAGAGCGAAGGGCAGGGCCCCGATTTCGCCCGCGCCCTCTGCGACCGCGACCCCGCCCGCGCGGTCGTGCTCATGGCCCACCAGCCCGTGGTCATCGACGAGGCCGTCGAGCACGGCGTGGACCTGCAACTCTCCGGGCACACCCACGGCGGCCAGCTGTGGCCGGGCAACTACGTTGCGGAGCTGTCCAATCCGACCGTCGCCGGGCTCGAACGCTACGGCGACACCCAGCTCTACGTCACCCGGGGCGCCGGCGCCTGGGGCCCGCCCGTGCGGGTCGGCGCGCCCTCCGACATCACCGTTGTCGAGCTCGCATCCCGGCAGGCGTAA
- a CDS encoding D-alanyl-D-alanine carboxypeptidase family protein: MPALKKAALAVTSAALLSAFVVTPASAADGDDDAPKPPATMSQIGGAQLGRSGTQVSLGPGAPVLPKKLTGRSWMVSDAETGEVLAAHNAHWRLPPASTLKMLFADTLLDDPALLPKTREYTVKDEDLAGMGEGSSLVGIKEDHSYTVHDLWLGVFLRSGNDAVHVLSSMYGGVPKAVQAMRDRAEELQALDTNVVSPDGYDAPEQVSSAYDLSLFARDGLQNADFREYCSTADAQFPGEQKKGKKRETFGIQNTNRLLTGADGVTAYKGIAGVKNGYTTHAGNTFTGVAERNGKVLLVTVMHPADDETHAVYKEAARLLDWGFAATGKVTPVGELVPPKSAVTGDGSDTAGAGKGAEADTAASDKGGHGADKAARAAAATDGSGGVGIALGIVGGVLVLLAGGVFLVNRRWPLPDLMRRRPRP; this comes from the coding sequence GTGCCAGCTCTCAAGAAGGCCGCGTTGGCGGTCACCTCTGCCGCCCTGCTGTCCGCTTTTGTCGTCACGCCCGCCTCGGCGGCCGACGGGGACGACGACGCTCCCAAGCCGCCGGCGACCATGTCGCAGATCGGCGGCGCCCAGCTGGGGCGGTCCGGCACCCAGGTCAGCCTCGGGCCCGGCGCCCCGGTGCTGCCCAAGAAGCTGACGGGCCGGTCGTGGATGGTCTCGGACGCGGAGACCGGCGAGGTGCTCGCCGCACACAACGCGCACTGGCGGCTGCCCCCGGCGTCCACGCTGAAGATGCTCTTCGCGGACACCCTCCTCGACGACCCGGCGCTCCTGCCCAAGACGCGGGAGTACACGGTGAAGGACGAGGACCTCGCCGGCATGGGCGAGGGCAGCAGCCTCGTCGGCATCAAGGAGGACCACAGCTACACGGTGCACGACCTGTGGCTCGGGGTCTTCCTTCGCTCGGGGAACGACGCCGTGCACGTCCTGTCCTCGATGTACGGCGGGGTGCCGAAGGCCGTCCAGGCCATGCGGGACCGCGCGGAGGAGCTCCAGGCGCTCGACACCAACGTGGTGTCGCCCGACGGGTACGACGCGCCCGAGCAGGTCTCCAGCGCGTACGACCTCTCGCTCTTCGCCCGCGACGGGCTCCAGAACGCGGACTTCCGGGAGTACTGCTCGACCGCCGACGCGCAGTTCCCCGGGGAGCAGAAGAAGGGCAAGAAGCGCGAGACCTTCGGCATCCAGAACACCAACCGGCTGCTCACCGGTGCCGACGGCGTGACCGCGTACAAGGGCATCGCGGGCGTCAAGAACGGCTACACCACGCACGCCGGCAACACCTTCACCGGTGTCGCCGAACGCAACGGCAAGGTCCTCCTCGTCACCGTCATGCACCCGGCCGACGACGAGACGCACGCGGTGTACAAGGAGGCGGCCCGGCTCCTGGACTGGGGGTTCGCCGCGACCGGCAAGGTGACCCCGGTCGGTGAGCTGGTCCCGCCGAAGTCCGCGGTCACCGGCGACGGCTCGGACACCGCCGGGGCAGGCAAGGGCGCCGAGGCGGACACGGCGGCCTCGGACAAGGGCGGCCACGGAGCGGACAAGGCGGCGCGGGCGGCGGCCGCCACCGACGGCTCCGGCGGGGTCGGGATCGCGCTGGGCATCGTCGGCGGCGTCCTGGTCCTGCTGGCCGGCGGGGTGTTCCTGGTCAACCGGCGCTGGCCGCTGCCGGACCTGATGCGTCGCCGTCCTCGCCCGTGA
- a CDS encoding succinate dehydrogenase iron-sulfur subunit, with protein MATPTLDKADKAPEPEAGFADSPYITATFRIRRFNPEVSDEAQWQDFQIEIDPKERVLDALHKIKWNEDGTLTFRRSCAHGICGSDAMRINGKNRLACKTLIKDLSPEKPITIEAIKGLTVLKDLVVDMDPFFQAYRDVMPFLITKGNEPTRERLQSPEDRERFDDTTKCILCAACTSSCPVFWNDGQYFGPAAIVNAHRFIFDSRDEGGEQRLEILNDRDGVWRCRTTFNCTDACPRGIEVTKAIQEVKRALITRRF; from the coding sequence ATGGCTACACCCACCCTGGACAAGGCCGACAAGGCTCCCGAGCCCGAGGCCGGCTTCGCCGACTCGCCGTACATCACGGCCACGTTCCGCATCCGGCGGTTCAACCCGGAGGTCTCCGACGAGGCCCAGTGGCAGGACTTCCAGATCGAGATCGACCCGAAGGAGCGTGTGCTCGACGCCCTTCACAAGATCAAGTGGAACGAGGACGGGACGCTCACGTTCCGCCGGTCCTGCGCGCACGGCATCTGTGGTTCGGACGCCATGCGGATCAACGGCAAGAACAGGCTCGCCTGCAAGACGCTGATCAAGGACCTGAGCCCGGAGAAGCCGATCACGATCGAGGCCATCAAGGGCCTCACGGTCCTCAAGGACCTCGTGGTCGACATGGACCCGTTCTTCCAGGCGTACCGCGACGTCATGCCCTTCCTCATCACCAAGGGGAACGAGCCGACCCGCGAGCGCCTTCAGTCGCCCGAGGACCGCGAGCGCTTCGACGACACCACCAAGTGCATCCTGTGCGCCGCGTGCACGTCCTCGTGCCCGGTGTTCTGGAACGACGGCCAGTACTTCGGCCCGGCGGCGATCGTCAACGCGCACCGCTTCATCTTCGACTCGCGCGACGAGGGCGGCGAGCAGCGCCTGGAAATCCTCAACGACCGTGACGGTGTGTGGCGTTGCCGCACCACCTTCAACTGCACGGACGCCTGCCCGCGCGGCATCGAGGTCACCAAGGCGATCCAGGAGGTCAAGCGCGCGCTGATCACGCGTCGCTTCTGA
- a CDS encoding ABC transporter substrate-binding protein → MRSIRLRILAIFAVLVIAGVVAWQLLPSDEGNSDPVVVGTTDAVTSLDPAGAYDAGSWAMYSNVYQSLMTFKSGGIVPEPDAAESCGFIGAKLQTYQCKLRDDLTFSNGDKITAEDVKYSFDRMLEIKTDVGPSVLFPSLKNVVTEGRVITFNLSSRDATFPQKIATGAGAIVEKDAYAERKLRNDGQVTGSGPYVLKSYEAGVKAELVPNSRYKGAVTKTGGPITVRYYKDSEDLLSAWKSGQVDVTHRQLPPSTLAALNPGDSDKRVTEADSAEIRNLVFNVRKGAPLADRKVRQAIASVIDRGPLVSKVYKGTVEPLYSLIPQGTIGHSTPFFDAYPTPDAKRAKALMQEAGVQTPLAVTFAYREGDQYTDETKEIQRQLNATGLFKVTIKAVEWTRFQKGYAAGEYDMYTVGWLPDYPDPDTFSQPLVGRDSSLHNGYTSKKMDDLISATLQYSDRSRASGDFKELQKLVGEDVPLVPLWQKKDYVIAKADVSGSQYLSDGTGVWRLWELGWI, encoded by the coding sequence ATGCGGTCGATCCGGCTACGGATTCTCGCGATTTTCGCGGTATTGGTCATCGCAGGCGTGGTCGCCTGGCAACTGCTTCCCTCGGACGAGGGGAACTCCGATCCGGTCGTCGTCGGGACGACCGACGCGGTGACCTCGCTCGACCCGGCGGGCGCCTACGACGCCGGTTCCTGGGCGATGTACAGCAACGTCTACCAGTCCCTGATGACGTTCAAGTCCGGCGGCATCGTCCCCGAGCCGGACGCGGCCGAGAGCTGCGGCTTCATCGGCGCCAAGCTCCAGACGTACCAGTGCAAGCTCCGTGACGACCTGACGTTCTCCAACGGCGACAAGATCACCGCCGAGGACGTCAAGTACTCGTTCGACCGGATGCTGGAGATCAAGACGGACGTCGGTCCCTCGGTCCTCTTCCCCAGCCTGAAGAACGTGGTCACCGAGGGCCGGGTCATCACCTTCAACCTCTCCTCGCGTGACGCGACCTTCCCGCAGAAGATCGCCACGGGCGCCGGCGCCATCGTGGAGAAGGACGCCTACGCGGAGCGCAAGCTGCGCAACGACGGCCAGGTGACCGGCTCGGGGCCGTACGTCCTGAAGTCCTACGAGGCCGGGGTGAAGGCCGAACTCGTGCCGAACTCGCGGTACAAGGGCGCGGTCACCAAGACCGGCGGACCGATCACCGTGCGGTACTACAAGGACTCCGAGGACCTTCTCTCGGCGTGGAAGTCCGGCCAGGTGGACGTCACGCACCGTCAGCTGCCGCCGTCCACGCTCGCCGCGCTGAACCCGGGCGACAGCGACAAGCGCGTCACCGAGGCGGACAGCGCCGAGATCCGCAACCTGGTCTTCAACGTCCGCAAGGGCGCCCCGCTCGCCGACCGCAAGGTCCGCCAGGCCATCGCCTCGGTCATCGACCGCGGCCCGCTGGTGAGCAAGGTCTACAAGGGCACCGTCGAACCGCTCTACTCGCTGATCCCGCAGGGCACGATCGGGCACAGCACCCCGTTCTTCGACGCCTATCCCACGCCGGACGCCAAGCGCGCGAAGGCGCTCATGCAGGAGGCCGGCGTCCAGACCCCGCTGGCCGTCACCTTCGCCTACCGCGAGGGCGACCAGTACACCGACGAGACCAAGGAGATCCAGCGGCAGCTGAACGCCACCGGGCTCTTCAAGGTCACGATCAAGGCCGTCGAGTGGACCCGGTTCCAGAAGGGCTACGCGGCCGGTGAGTACGACATGTACACCGTCGGCTGGCTCCCGGACTACCCGGACCCCGACACCTTCAGCCAGCCGCTCGTCGGCCGCGACAGCAGCCTCCACAACGGCTACACCAGCAAGAAGATGGACGACCTGATCAGCGCCACGCTGCAGTACAGCGACCGCAGCCGGGCCTCGGGGGACTTCAAGGAACTCCAGAAGCTGGTCGGCGAGGACGTGCCGCTGGTGCCGCTGTGGCAGAAGAAGGACTACGTCATCGCCAAGGCGGACGTCTCCGGCTCGCAGTACCTCTCCGACGGCACGGGCGTGTGGCGCCTGTGGGAGCTGGGCTGGATCTGA
- a CDS encoding SCO4848 family membrane protein — protein MKLSRPVSWFLLAFGAWSWVIWVTFVKNLWKDGSGLAFDDAGDPTAYFWVHLLLAITSFLLGTGVGWIGFRGVRALRAEKA, from the coding sequence ATGAAGCTCAGCCGCCCGGTCTCCTGGTTCCTGCTCGCCTTCGGGGCGTGGTCGTGGGTCATCTGGGTCACCTTCGTAAAGAATCTCTGGAAGGACGGCAGCGGCCTCGCCTTCGACGACGCCGGTGACCCGACCGCGTACTTCTGGGTGCATCTGCTGCTCGCCATCACGTCCTTTCTTCTGGGGACGGGTGTGGGCTGGATCGGGTTCCGGGGCGTCAGGGCCCTGCGCGCCGAGAAGGCTTGA